Part of the Vallitalea okinawensis genome, TGAAGTCCTACCACTTGATAGTGACGAACGCCCTCCATCAGAATATGATCATAATGACTCGTTATAACAAAATAGCCGGAATACTTTTTTAAATATTGTATGAGTCCCTTAACAATTAGTTGGCCTTCTGTTGGATTAGTACCTCTTGCAAACTCATCGATGGCAATAATGCCAGACTTTCTATTGATTTGGCTTAATACTTCTTTAAGCTGAATAACCTCTGTACCGAAACTGCTTAATCCACCACTCTGCTGATTCATGTCTTCATATACAAAGTCAAAGTAATCCATGTAAGGTGTTTTTATAAAACTAGCAAAAACATAGAATCCCATATGAGCCAAAGTTAAATTGAGTAATAATGTTCTTAAAGCAATAGTTTTGCCACCCATATTAGCCCCAGTTATAACAGTAACCCCTTGTTCTATTCTCATATCTACGGATGTAAAATGTCGACCTTTTTGTGCCAACTCTTCTACAATTATAGGATGATAAAGACCTTTTAAAACAATACACTGATCATTTTCATCAAAGTTTGGTCTTGTTCCACCGTATGCTAATTGTAGACGAACTTTAGCAAGATGGATATCTATAAGACCTAATTTCTCTATATTAGCTTTAAGTGCTGGTAGAGATGGTTTTAATTTCATAGTTAATTGTTCTCGAAAGCATCTTTCTTCCTCTTTTTCCTCTATGACCAATTGTTGACGTTTAGTCATCAGTTCCTCTCTATCTTGACTAGTAGTCGCTTTCGCAATAGCCTTTTCAACTAATCGTTTTTCAAGACGCGCTATCTGCAATTGGGGCGTTCCGTCATTTGGTATATAAAATGTAGGTAGTCCGGTTTGATCAGGATCTAACAGCACTAAACATTGATCTAAATTAGCTAATTGAAGCTCAATAATTGGTTTTTCAAGTATCTTCTTAAGTTGACTTCTAAGATTTTGAATAACCATTACCTGTTGCTTTATTTCAAATAATTGGGTTAAATCCAATGTTTGATCCTTCTCGCAAGAATCAATAATGGGTATAATATTCTTTAACTGTCGGAGTGTAGCATCTAGAGCTTTAGTAACCGGAAGATGGTCTTTTAGAAGGTTTTGATAATAATCTAAAGCATCAAATTCCTTTTGAAGAAGCTTTTCTTCTTCCTTTTTGTACGGAACTAAGCTTACTAGCTGTTCTTTACCATATGGACTTAGAAGATGAAGTTTAGCTATAATCTGCTGTAAATCCTGTTGCAATTTAGATGCTTTCAAAGGATTCACCTCCTAAAACGTTAATGATTGGACCACTGACTTTTGCTTTTAGTCCCTCATAAAAATCTTGCTCATTAAAACTATAACCATAAGGCGAGTAAGGATTATAAGTTACTGCAGCTATTGGTATGTTGTACAAACTATTAATCTCAATCCTACTCTTTTTAAATAGTTCATAAGTTGAGTTCATTACAAACATTTTTGTGCCATCCTGAATAACAATTCTAAGAGTATCATTCTTTTTTACCTTATTGATTAAGCCACTAACAAGTGAATCCGTTAGCGCTCCTTTAATCAATAAATAAGAATCATCATCTTTTTTCTCATTCAAAATACATTGATGAAAACCTAGCGTTGTATCTACTGGTATAGGACGATAACTCCCCTTTTCATTCATCCAAACCACTTTATGATCGACCATGATATCTTTGTATCTTTTTTGAATTAAAGGGTTTGCTATAGGAAAAGACAAGAGCTCTTTTACTTTCTTTGTTTCATCAATGACTTTATCCATCCGCCGATCAAAGGCAGCCCCTGTAACCAATACAGCACCATCAATCATAGAACTTGCTAAAGTACCTACACGGCTAAGAGCTCCATCTATAAGGAGTTTTTCTGCACCAAATTTTTTTAGGTACTTACAGATGACCTCCATCTGTTCATTATATGAAGGACCTGACAGTTCTACATAGCCATCGCTCATGGCTTCGGCAATGACAATTGGTCCTAAGGGTGTATGAAGTGGCGTCACATCGTGAATCTTTTTTGAGATATCACATGATTGAAGTAAAGAATTCTTTGCAGTAGCTATTATGGTTCCAGTTTTTACATAAATCTTTGGTTTACTCGTACTATAAATGAGATCCTTTT contains:
- the kamB gene encoding lysine 5,6-aminomutase reactivase subunit KamB, yielding MAPFSTIGIIGIHKNVGKTTVLCHLIENFSQIKLGLTSIGRDGEEKDLIYSTSKPKIYVKTGTIIATAKNSLLQSCDISKKIHDVTPLHTPLGPIVIAEAMSDGYVELSGPSYNEQMEVICKYLKKFGAEKLLIDGALSRVGTLASSMIDGAVLVTGAAFDRRMDKVIDETKKVKELLSFPIANPLIQKRYKDIMVDHKVVWMNEKGSYRPIPVDTTLGFHQCILNEKKDDDSYLLIKGALTDSLVSGLINKVKKNDTLRIVIQDGTKMFVMNSTYELFKKSRIEINSLYNIPIAAVTYNPYSPYGYSFNEQDFYEGLKAKVSGPIINVLGGESFESI
- the kamC gene encoding lysine 5,6-aminomutase reactivase ATPase KamC; translated protein: MKASKLQQDLQQIIAKLHLLSPYGKEQLVSLVPYKKEEEKLLQKEFDALDYYQNLLKDHLPVTKALDATLRQLKNIIPIIDSCEKDQTLDLTQLFEIKQQVMVIQNLRSQLKKILEKPIIELQLANLDQCLVLLDPDQTGLPTFYIPNDGTPQLQIARLEKRLVEKAIAKATTSQDREELMTKRQQLVIEEKEEERCFREQLTMKLKPSLPALKANIEKLGLIDIHLAKVRLQLAYGGTRPNFDENDQCIVLKGLYHPIIVEELAQKGRHFTSVDMRIEQGVTVITGANMGGKTIALRTLLLNLTLAHMGFYVFASFIKTPYMDYFDFVYEDMNQQSGGLSSFGTEVIQLKEVLSQINRKSGIIAIDEFARGTNPTEGQLIVKGLIQYLKKYSGYFVITSHYDHILMEGVRHYQVVGLQQLDMPVKDSMDDILETIGQMMDYRLKEVNIQEEVPKEGIKIAKLLGLDQELIHTIEKIRREESHG